The genomic stretch CTCTCCTTCAAGGGCTGGCAGAGCTCTGGCCCCTGGAACGCCCTCTCCTGACCCCATATGAGCGCCTGGCTGGAAAGAGGGATGTGGGGCTACGGTGAAGCCACACCCTGCCCCTGCTATGTGACTGTGGGTGGGGGAGGCCACGTCTCAGCCTCCCTGGAACCCGGTGCCCAGTCTGCACCCCAGGCTGTGACCAGTCCCCTCTCCTGGGGTTGTCATGGGGACAAATGCACTGCCTGATGGGCTCCCTCGTGCAGGATGGCAGACATGGTCGCAGCTCGTTGGAAGTGGGTCTAGTGAGCCATCTCGTAGCTAAGTGGCCTCGATTGTTTTAGTgtcttaaaaagatttttattggagtatagttgatttacagtgttgtgttagtttctgctgtacagcaaagtgactcagttatacatatatatatatatatatacattcttttttatattcttttccattatggtttattacaggattcgaatatagttccctgtgctcttcagaaggaccttgttgtttattttaaaaaaatttttattggcatatagttgatttacagtgttgtgttagtttctgctatacagcaaagtgactcagttatacatacacatatatccactcttttttagattcttttcccgtataggttattacagagtgttgagtagagctccctgtgctatatactaggtccttactagttatctattttatatataggaccttgttttttacaagtggcctcacttttttttttttttaatatttcagcttacttttttaaactttgggtttacttttattttattttatttatttatttatttttatggctgtgttggatcttcatttctgtgcgagggctttctctagttgtggcaagtgggggccactcttcatcgcggtgcgcgggcctctcattatcgcggcctctcttgttgcggagcacaggctccaatcgcgcaggctcagtagttgtggctcacgggacaaGTGGCCTCACTTTTGAACAAAGATTTCGTATGGGACTTTGCAGTGATGACAGATCTCTCTGGTTGCAACAACGTGGAACTTATCTTTTTGTGAGTCACTGCATGCAAGGTGAGGGTTTAGGACACTTCACAACAATGGGATTTCTCGAGGGTCTCCCAGATTGGACCAGACGCTCTCTAAGGCCTTCCTGTCTGGGACCCTCACAGAGGTGATGGCAAGGCCACACCCAGGGGCAAAGCATCAGGGGCACGGGAGTCTTAAATGATGCATAGGGAACAGCCAAGCAAAGGAATGGAGAGTCACGCTGCGTGGGGTCTCCACACAGAGGGTTTGGGGGATGTAGTCCTGTGATGCCCTGAGGGGGTTTCCCAAAGGCTGGATCCTGGGATGGGGGGGCGGGTGTTGGGGCGGTGAGGACAAAGCAGCTATCCTAACAAtcactttctcacttttttttttttcctctttttttggccgcatggcttgcaggatcttagtttcctgactagggattgaacccgggccctgacagtgaaagcgctgagtcctaaccactggaccaccagggaattcccatgatcACCTTCTTTTGACCACGTGAGACAGCCTATTCTGAACACCAGCTATCGCTGAAGTTATTTCTCATGAAATGGTGGGGCTGGAAGGGTATGTATCAGGGCGCTTGTGGCTGCAGGGAACAGAAAGCCCAGCTACAACAACTCAGCCTTAAGAGAACTATTTGTGTCAAGTAACAGGAAGCCCAGACACAGAAGGCTCCAGGGTCGCCAAGTCGATGATCTTTCAGCTCACATCCTTAGACTAGCAGGTCTCATGGTCAcaatgtaacagggaagaacaaatctgactccatgttaagatctgtttcttttgctttaaccTTTGTGccctgttgcctgtgcttagtcacgCTGGCTCTGCAACTTTTGTACAAGAATGttgcctgtagcctgaaatatacaggagagcCCTAgtctcagggctctgacctttaagagccCATTCATAGGGAGATAAAAAGTGCAggacagagaataacatttgtcttgctggaggtttacaggaacatcatgacctgacgtAGGTGCACGCCCCTCCcacaccttgcctttaaaaaggctttgctgaaaccctttcgGGGAGTTCAGGGTTTTGGAGGCACTAGCACCCGTCTCCTTGCTCGGCCCTGtgataaacctttctctgctccaaactctgatgttaCAGTTTGCTTGGCCTCCCTGTGTGTCGGCCACATGGACTTGTGTCTGGTAGCAAGATGACTGCCTGTGCTCTAGACATCACACACAGTCCCAGAAATAACCAAGAAAAAGACACAGGGTCTCTTCCTCCTGTCTCGAGAGAGGACACCATCCCTCAAAGCCCCTGCAGACCTCCTCTCAGGTCCCATTCCTGAGCCAGtcatggggaggaggtgggacccCTGGTGAACTGTCACCCCCAGCACCGACTCCCCTATCTGAACACAAACAGGTCCTTTACTAAGAAGAAACGTAGGGTGGAGCTGGGTGTGTGCCCCAGTACTGAGCCCTGTTCCCAGGGTAACTGCTCACTCAGCAGCCCTTCCCTGAGAGCCCTCCCAGGCCCCGGGACACCAGTGAATGGGGCACTCGCGGCCCCTGGCCTGGAAAGGCGACTTGCTACAAGGCTGTGCCAAACACCATGGAGAAGTCAAACCAGTGCCGAGATGCAGGGAGACCCAGGAATGGGGCTGCCTTCCCGAGAAGGAGCCCCCAGGACGTGTGCGGGCAGAGGCACtgacaagtgcaaaggccctgaggtaggtgCATGTTTAAGGAGCAGGAAAGCAGAGTGGCAGGAGGGGAGCGGGCGGGCTGAGGTTGGAGGGGTGGGCGGCCCCACGAGGGGTGCCCACCGCCTCAGATGCGCTGGGCATGGAATGTAGGCTGAGAATGTGGGCGGGCCGTGCTCCTGTTGCCTGGTGACCACAGACAACAGGAGCAAAGCTGCAGGGCTGGGAAGGGCCCAGCACATGGGGGACCACCAGCAAAGCTCGCTCTACAGCCACCGCATGTCAGAGGCTGAGGACCAGCCAGAAAGGGGGCAGGATGACGGCACCCTGGGCCTCCAGGGCCCCAAGTATGAGAAACGGGGGTCCAGGGACCCCAAATACCAGGGTCTGGACGATGGGGACCTGGGATTGGAAGACCAAGAGGAGGAAACTTCCTCTGAGGAGGTGACTGGGGAAGAATTCGTGGACGCCCAGAACCCGGAGGAGGCCCTCTCGGCGCTGGAGAGGGTTCTGGAGAAAGACGCGGAGGAGGGCGTGCCTGAGATGAGGTGGGCAGGAGGAGCGGGCGCccaggctggggtgggcgggggtggCCCTGGGGGTGGCTGCACTGGCCTGGGTGCTCACTCTAGGGGTGAAGTTGTCAGCACCTCGCTGCTCTGAGGAGGAGGGCGGCAAACAGCCCCTGTCCAGGTGGCAGGTGAGTCGTCGTGGAAAACCCTACGCAAATGCCAACTTTGGAGGTGGCAGAGTTGAGAGGTCGTGAGCCCTCCATCccgacagaaagaaaaagaaatgggggaaaaTCTCCCAACCCCCAAAGCTGAAACCATTGCAAATACCATAAATTGCCAGACATGCTTTTGGCGGCCAGGAGGACACCCGGAAAAACACGGGTGCTCCCTGTAGGGAGGGACCTCGTGCCCTATTGTGTTCATGTGTTCCTCGGCTGGAACCCCTCGCCTCCTGGTGCTGGGTAAGCACGCGTCCCCTCAGGCACTGCAGAGGGGCCTTTGCCCTCCCGGCACAGTGACGGAGCTCGTGTGATGAGCGCACAGTGTGGTGTGTGATGTGGCCGGCGGGGCAGGGGACGTGTGCCGTGTAGAGGGCGGCGCTCGGGGAGGGGTCTGAGCCGGGAGAGGAGACTGCATGTCTTGGTGCTCTGGGGGCTTCCTGGGGGCACTGTCCATGACTCAGCATCCCCTCTGTTCCATTTCACAAAGGAGGGAACCGAGGGCACTGGCTGGTGGGAAAGCTAGGATTTCAGGTCAGGTCTTTGTGGTGCCAGGGCTCTCCTCCAGAGGGCGGGGTGAGAACACAAGGATGGTTCTACCCCGCCGGGGGAGCAAGGGCTCTGGCCTCAGCATCCACCTTCCCTCAGCCGGCTGTCCATCTCCCAGAGGACCCCCGGCACCTCcgtgggctgggagaggaggaggaagaggcggCTGTTTGAGTTGGCAAAACCCAAGACCAACTGGCAAGTCTTGAAAGACAGGTGAGGTGTCGGGCGGCCTGGATGGGGGGGTCTGAGAGGGGACACGGTGCCCTTGGCAGCCTCTGGGTACCGGCCGGACCAGCGGAGCCCAGCGCAGAGGCGGGCGGGGGCCTGTCTCTCGCAGGATGGGGTGTTGCTGCAGGGGCTACGCCTGGATCTCCCCCCGCATGAGGAACCTGCAGTTCTGTGTCTACTGGTGAgtcccgccccaccccgcccccgctgcCCACATCATCGGGAAGGGGGCCTTCACCGAACCACCCTTCCTCTCCTGGGACAGGGTTGGGGTAAGGACTTTGCACTGGGGGCCCCGCCCCAGGATTCCCAGCTCTACCTGGAGCTCTGgaccccagcccccgcccccggctTGAGATGGGTCTGCTCCTAGACGCTGGGCCGCTTCTCAGTTGCGCCTCTTTTTTTCCAGCTCCCTCCTTCTCTGAACACCAGCCTTGCTCAGAATAACCTACACTCCCCGTGCCTCTAAGACTTTTCTCCCGTGTCCGTCTCTGACCTGCCTCTGCTGCCCATCTACttactctctcctttcttcccacctggaagctctcccttcctccccctccagctgcccctcTCCCCGCTATCTGTGTTTATGGGGTGCTCTGAGTTTTGCTGCTGAATGGGGCGCAGACTGCTGGGGCCCTGGCTTCCCTCACGCTGAGCCCCACTGGGTGTGTTCCAGGCCATCTGTGTACTGGACAGAGAGGTTTCTTGAGGATACCACCCTCACCATCACAGTGCCCGGTAGGTTGACCCGCCTAaccctgaccctaaccctaacGCCTTCtccgcggggcgggggggggcatcagggggaggggggctggccaGGCGCCTGCGGCCGGGTCACCCCCATCTCACCGTGACCTGCACCTGGCTCTGTTTGGGGAGACCGAGGggcctcccagccccaacccTCCCAGGGGTCCCTGCgggactgcccctcccccatctcccaggagcgcccccacccccagtcttcCAGGGGTCTCCTCTCTGGAGTCTGTCCCCAAGCTGGAGGCTGGTcctggcgggggaggggtggggggcaagcTCTCCAGGGGAAATCACAGTTTGCACCTCAGTCAAAGTGGGGTCGGTAGTAACTTCACAAAAGACCCCTTTCCTTCCCAGAGCCGCTGATCCCtttgaataaaacatttcaagaaaactCATTTCTGGAGAGCCACTCAGGGCGAGTTCTCTCTTGGATTTAGAATCCCCTGCAGTGAGCACGGAGGCCCCCGGAGCCCAGGCCCGTCTTGCAGAGGAGCCTGAGCCCCCgttccccccacccctgtgtGCCCCGCGGTCCCCAGGTGAGGGTGTCTGGTGCGAGCTGTCCCTTGTGTGAAGCTGGATTCAGGAGGAAGGAAGCCCGCGGGGAGGGGCGGGTTTCCAGGGAGCTGTTTCCCCTTTTGTGCAGAGGTGTCCCGCCGGTTGGAGGAGCTGGCCCGACCTAAGAGGTTCTACTCGGAGTATTACAACAACAACAGGTAGGGGGCGGCCGGGCAGGGACCCCTTTCCGTCGGGGCTTGCAGGGGAGGGCCCAGGTCCTGGGACCAGGAGACCCATTCACGCCGGCCAGACACTGAGCCTTTGAAGCTCAGCTCCCCAGACAGGACGCAGGAGGCTCTCAGGGCTGCAGGGCAGGTGCTGGTGTCGCTCTGGGCAGCTGGTGGTTGTGAGACTGATGGTTTTAGGCGCCTGCCTCCTGGCACGACTCTTGTCTCAGTTCTTGCGGCTTCCACGCTTGATGATGTGGGGTCTGGTGTTATTAGACACAGACTGGTTTCCTATCTCACGCACGTGTGGAAAGGAAAACATGCCCGAGAGTCCCACTCACCCATGTTGACAGGCTCCAGCCACCGTTTCTGTGGCCGTCATTGTGACCACAACTTCTCACCTTAATGCTGGTTGGAGCGTAATCTGGAGGCACCTCTGTGTGACCTGTAATCTGGGGTGACCTCTGTGATCTGTAATCTGTGGGATGACTTCTGTGATCTGTAATCTGGGGTGACCTCTGTGTGACCTGTAATCTGGAATGACCTCTGTGTGATCTGTAATCTGGGGGGTGACCTCTGTGATCCGAAATCTGGAATGACCTCTGTGTGATCTGTAATCTGAGAGGTGACCTCTGTGTGATCTGTAATCTGGGGGGTGACCTCTGTGATCTGTAATCTGGAATGACCTCTGTGTGATCTGTAATCTGGAATGAGCTCTGTGTGATCTGTAATCTGGGGTGACCTCTGTGTGACCTGTAATCTGGGAGGTGACCTCTGTGTGATCTGTAATCTGGAATGACCTCTGTGTGATCTGTAATCTGGGAGGTGACCTCTGTGTGATCTGTAATCTGGGGTGACCTCTGTGTGACCTGTAACCTGGGGTGACCTCTGTGTGACCTGTAACCTGGGGTGACCTCTGTGTGACCTGTAATCTGGGGTGACCTCTGTGTAAACAGCTCCGTGGAGCACAGCCCATCGTGGATGGCCCCGGGCCTTCTGGTCGGGCTGACAGTGTTTATCCACTGCATTCCAGCCTCAGAGATGTGAAGATAAGAGTCTGCCTCGGATCAATGAAATACGGCTGTTTCTggggcagaggcagagctgagaccTGGTTTTAGGAGGTGGGGTGGCGGCAGGGCTGACTTTCATCCCTTTGAtccacctcctgcccccagcctgatGGTGGGAGTAGGGGAGACGGCTGGGAGGAGACTACCAGGGAGAGGGTTGCTCCATCCTCGGGAATAGGGGGGCTCTGTTAGGGATTCTTTTAGGAACCCCTCTTGGAGGTATTTTGAAAACCCTGCACTGCACCAGGCTCTCCCTGAGCCCCAGAGTCAGAGAGGAGTcgtacacacacaagcacacagacGTAGCCCCGGGTGGCGGGTTAGGGTCTCAGGCCTGGCTCTCCCTTAGGACCACCGCCATCTGGCCCATTCCCCGGTCCACCTTGGAGTACCGAGCGTCCAGCCGCCTGCGGGAACTGGCCACCCCGAAGGTCCGGAATAACATCTGGAGCATACACATGTCTGAGGTGGGTGCCCTTCTCCCCCTGgagctccccagctccccccgGGGGCTCAGCGGGTCCGGAAGGACCAGAGGCAACAGGTGTGTGACTGCTTCCCTGAACCATCGGGAGTCACCGGGGTTTGTTCAAGAAAAGGCTTTACTTTCCTCCCCTGGGCCTTGAAGGCAGCGCAGGGACCACCCTCCCCTGCCTGTCAGCTCAGAGGGGAGCCGGAGCAGTCTGCTCCCACGGGGGCGGGACAACCGCCGTTCAGAGGTGACAGCGGAGTTCAGTCCGTTATCAATCTGGTCCTTTGCGCTCCTCCAGTTGAGGCTCCCACCGGCCCCGGCTCAGGCCCGACTCCGCCCTGGCGGCCCACAGCTACCCTCCGGCACCTGCGCGGTGCCCGGCCTGGCCAGCAGCATGGAGTCGTGCTCCCCTGGGAGGGGCCGCCATGGGGGCATCTCGCACCCACCGAAGGACACGCGCTTGTTTCTGGGTTTTGGTTCCTGCACACACGGCTGCCGTGAGCATCTGGGTCTCTGTGGGATACGTCGCCGTATCTCCAGGGTCAACACCCAGAAGCGGGGTCCTGGCCAGGAGGCCTGTCCAACTTTATCAGAGACTGACCACCTGCTCCCACAGTGGCCACCCCGTCTGGCACCGTGTGTCCGTTTGCTGGTTTGTCCGTTTATTTCTTTACGGCCGGCCGCCCTGACGGGTGTGCGGTGGGACGGCCTTGTGGTTTAATGTGCGTTGGATCCGTGTCTTTTCATGTGGTTGTTTGACAGAAACCCAACTTGAACACTCTTACAACTAAATGCAGACAACACACTGCTTCTCCCAGAAACTCTTCATATGGATTTCTAACAGGTGAGGGTAGTTTAAAGCCCCTAACAACAAAGATCCCACTGAAAGAATTTAACAATAATACTTTAGTGTCCAAATACCCAGTCCATGTTCCGTTTCCCCAGTTGTCTCAAAAAAAGGCTTCAGCAGTCAGTTTGGTTGGATCAGGATCCGGAGGAGGTCTGGCCCCACCTCTTACCTGGAGATGTACCTGCTGTTTTCCCGGACCCTGCCTTGCCTTTGCCAGTTTAGCCTTCGAGTCCTTCTGTGCTCCAACACCCtctgtggctccccagtgccccgGGAAAGCCAGCAGGACGGGGCCTTCTCCATCCCTACTACCCCACGTGCCCCCTGTTGGACTTAATGCGGGTCCCTCAACAAACCCCTGGGCCTTGGCATGTGCAGCTGGGCATGTTCCTGCCCAGCCTGGTTGGGCCCCCATCTGACACCCCTTCTTGCTCCTTCCCAGCCCCTTTCACGTGTGCTCTGGATGGGCTATCATCCTTCCCTCAAATGTGAGCTCCCCGAGGACATGTGTCCGTGTCTGCTGTGGCCTTACTGCAGAGCTGGCCTTGCTCCGTG from Balaenoptera musculus isolate JJ_BM4_2016_0621 chromosome 3, mBalMus1.pri.v3, whole genome shotgun sequence encodes the following:
- the THEG gene encoding testicular haploid expressed gene protein isoform X3, encoding MGHSRPLAWKGDLLQGCAKHHGEVKPVPRCRETQEWGCLPEKEPPGRVRAEALTSAKALSRLSISQRTPGTSVGWERRRKRRLFELAKPKTNWQVLKDRMGCCCRGYAWISPRMRNLQFCVYWPSVYWTERFLEDTTLTITVPEVSRRLEELARPKRFYSEYYNNNRTTAIWPIPRSTLEYRASSRLRELATPKVRNNIWSIHMSEVSQVSRAAQMATPSPRIIQLAKPRAPATLLEEWDPMPKPKPHVSDYNRLLHLAMPKAQSDKCVPDRDPRWEVLEVTRKAVASPRIVSLAKPKVRRDLSEGYNPYRVSPASLVARASPRLYELATPKSVTKKA
- the THEG gene encoding testicular haploid expressed gene protein isoform X2 yields the protein MGDHQQSSLYSHRMSEAEDQPERGQDDGTLGLQGPKYEKRGSRDPKYQGLDDGDLGLEDQEEETSSEEVTGEEFVDAQNPEEALSALERVLEKDAEEGVPEMSRLSISQRTPGTSVGWERRRKRRLFELAKPKTNWQVLKDRPSVYWTERFLEDTTLTITVPEVSRRLEELARPKRFYSEYYNNNRTTAIWPIPRSTLEYRASSRLRELATPKVRNNIWSIHMSEVSQVSRAAQMATPSPRIIQLAKPRAPATLLEEWDPMPKPKPHVSDYNRLLHLAMPKAQSDKCVPDRDPRWEVLEVTRKAVASPRIVSLAKPKVRRDLSEGYNPYRVSPASLVARASPRLYELATPKSVTKKA
- the THEG gene encoding testicular haploid expressed gene protein isoform X1 → MGDHQQSSLYSHRMSEAEDQPERGQDDGTLGLQGPKYEKRGSRDPKYQGLDDGDLGLEDQEEETSSEEVTGEEFVDAQNPEEALSALERVLEKDAEEGVPEMSRLSISQRTPGTSVGWERRRKRRLFELAKPKTNWQVLKDRMGCCCRGYAWISPRMRNLQFCVYWPSVYWTERFLEDTTLTITVPEVSRRLEELARPKRFYSEYYNNNRTTAIWPIPRSTLEYRASSRLRELATPKVRNNIWSIHMSEVSQVSRAAQMATPSPRIIQLAKPRAPATLLEEWDPMPKPKPHVSDYNRLLHLAMPKAQSDKCVPDRDPRWEVLEVTRKAVASPRIVSLAKPKVRRDLSEGYNPYRVSPASLVARASPRLYELATPKSVTKKA
- the THEG gene encoding testicular haploid expressed gene protein isoform X4; this translates as MGDHQQSSLYSHRMSEAEDQPERGQDDGTLGLQGPKYEKRGSRDPKYQGLDDGDLGLEDQEEETSSEEVTGEEFVDAQNPEEALSALERVLEKDAEEGVPEMSRLSISQRTPGTSVGWERRRKRRLFELAKPKTNWQVLKDRMGCCCRGYAWISPRMRNLQFCVYWPSVYWTERFLEDTTLTITVPEVSRRLEELARPKRFYSEYYNNNRTTAIWPIPRSTLEYRASSRLRELATPKVRNNIWSIHMSEKPNLNTLTTKCRQHTASPRNSSYGFLTGVPSVQGSPDGHPQSEDHPAGKAQGSSHPAGRVGPHAKT